From a single Lates calcarifer isolate ASB-BC8 linkage group LG12, TLL_Latcal_v3, whole genome shotgun sequence genomic region:
- the LOC108881452 gene encoding neurogenic differentiation factor 4-like, with product MRMCVPQCLCLIEMFSFFQGTMMIKPYVRQGEGEEVISPLQWMDEDMSSPDGDTSVSSHHYRAGGPNQQVREMGSEDAEEDEEDEEEGQEDENKSKRRGPKKKRMTKARQERFRARRIKANARERSRMHGLNDALENLRSIMPCHSKTQKLSKIETLRLARNYICALSEALEGGVSTESRAFMETLCKGLSQPTTNLVAGCLQLGPAPGAGMRPEDRHGVRAPPTPLGGMVSYSSPGLPSPPYGTFDSAHLLHLRAMKGGAYENHSPHEYNASGVGTPPYDGPPTPPLSISSNLVPKQEPSPHYPPTHHYSPSPVDQGLYQTQSSYDVHLEGPYDSYHPPHMPPRHLTSVYRD from the coding sequence ATGAGGATGTGTGtgccacagtgtttgtgtttgatagagatgttttcttttttccagggTACTATGATGATTAAGCCATATGTGAGACaaggtgagggagaggaggtcaTCAGCCCTCTGCAGTGGATGGATGAAGACATGAGCTCACCTGACGGAGACACATCAGTCTCATCACATCACTACAGAGCAGGTGGACCCAACCAACAGGTCAGGGAGATGGGCAGTGAGGATGctgaggaagacgaggaggacgAAGAGGAAGGACAGGAGGATGAAAACAAGTCCAAACGACGAGGGCCTAAGAAAAAGCGGATGACCAAAGCGCGGCAGGAGCGTTTCCGTGCGAGGCGCATAAAGGCAAATGCCAGGGAGCGCTCACGTATGCACGGTCTCAACGATGCACTGGAGAACCTGCGCAGCATCATGCCCTGTCactccaaaacccaaaaactGTCCAAGATTGAGACATTACGGCTGGCCCGCAACTACATCTGTGCTCTGTCTGAGGCTCTGGAGGGCGGCGTGTCCACAGAGAGCAGGGCTTTCATGGAGACTCTGTGTAAGGGACTCTCTCAGCCCACCACCAACCTGGTGGCCGGCTGCTTGCAGCTGGGACCAGCTCCCGGTGCTGGGATGAGGCCAGAGGACAGACACGGAGTTCGAGCGCCACCTACTCCTCTTGGTGGCATGGTGAGCTATTCTTCTCCGGGTCTTCCAAGTCCGCCGTATGGTACTTTTGACTCTGCTCACCTGCTTCACCTGAGGGCGATGAAAGGGGGAGCATACGAGAATCACTCGCCACACGAGTACAACGCCAGCGGAGTGGGGACCCCTCCATATGACGGGCCTCCCACACCACCTCTGAGCATCAGCAGTAACCTGGTTCCCAAACAGGAGCCTTCACCCCACTACCCACCCACGCACCACTACTCCCCTTCCCCTGTGGACCAGGGCCTGTATCAGACTCAGAGCAGCTATGACGTACACTTAGAGGGGCCGTATGACTCCTACCATCCACCGCACATGCCCCCACGACATTTAACCTCCGTCTACAGAGACTAA